From a single Melospiza georgiana isolate bMelGeo1 chromosome 5, bMelGeo1.pri, whole genome shotgun sequence genomic region:
- the LOC131083900 gene encoding protein O-GlcNAcase-like isoform X4, with translation MRSLIEAAHERGVEFIFAISAGQDMVFSSAGDRLLLQQKLRQVAALGCRSFALLFDDIDPCMCQADRDVFPSLAQAQASVANQVYQELGQPSVFLFCPTEYCSSLCSPSPSQSCYLQTIGQELLPGIAVIWTGPKVVSQELSAELLEEVEAVLRRPPVIWDNLYANDYDCRRVFLGPYMGRAPGLMARLQGLLLNPNCELQANFIPIHTLGTWFGSELGSCAHPEHTGMEGALGDSQGAQDGSYSPQEALELALRDWVAEINQQALEPGGRTPAQPSVSLKGGPKLQPGTAGGQEGTPDPQPHSSAPGGADQHSPEPCREAPEEGCREVTSARTPPGHQQSPTGDQLTTTGSCEPPSALPSMDGSAQSAGTTEATQNLPSPTMSSSSGANTSQNISLPTSDARTGDGSPVHSPSSTQPEAIRTDVPQTPPGPGDGASPGATAPLADEVGAGPGPMAPVTPKEAESGPMSPKDARTNPTAKMTPEEPRTSPMASVTPKEAESGPMALKEAGSGPMAPKEVRTSPTSQVAPEEAESDPITLKEARTSPTSQVAPKEAESGPITLKEARTSSTPQVTPKKAESGPMALKEARTSPASQVTPEKARTSPTSQVTPEEARTSPTSQVTPEEAGSGPMTLKEARAIPTSQVTPEEPRTTLTAPMTPKEARPHPTAPLTPEEAMPSPTSPLTLEEVRMLVELFYLPYQHGALAQQLLEHFRWLRANSLSVGVPDTAPDACGVTQWRGRARSFQQLCARTCRLHSRLVSTAGRALLYDLHPYLWDIRNLLLAASAFVLWLDGHLLCDPDPKGTWGSCFGWCQSISAPMLLGRDAEPWARRGGLFGELQALLPVGNSCDLFYHPPPLFPSSQLYLLRPLLPLDKGELYRMCRESLDCDPKVAEILVAHPDLLGDRLLGSFLSLSPEYTFVLEDEDGPCGYAAGALHAEGFLQQRDSSWLPAIRHKYPPELGTGGAALGQDALEEAVLFFHTEPLAVPQPVLRRFPSLVQLGTAPRVLDVGASRSLALCLLSALRANGSRGVFCQVSDSDRQQLSFYSKLGFVALPVAWGSSPGSQLLGRLL, from the exons ATGCGGTCTCTCATCGAGGCTGCCCACGAACGGGGGGTGGAGTTTATTTTCGCCATTTCTGCCGGCCAGGACATGGTGTTTTCCAGCGCTGGGGATcgcctcctgctgcagcaaaaaCTCAGGCAG GTGGCCGCCCTGGGGTGCCGCTCCTTCGCGCTGCTCTTCGACGACATCGACCCCTGCATGTGCCAGGCTGACAGAGATGTCttcccctccctggcacaggctcaGGCCTCTGTGGCCAACCAGGTGTACCAAGAGCTGGGCCAGCCCTCAGTCTTCCTCTTCTGCCCTACAG AGTATTGCAGCTCActgtgctctcccagccccagccagtcCTGCTACCTGCAGACCattgggcaggagctgctcccagggatcgCTGTCATCTGGACAG GCCCCAAGGTGGTGTCCCAGGAgctgtcagcagagctgctggaggaggtggAGGCCGTCCTGAGGCGCCCTCCCGTCATCTGGGACAACCTCTACGCCAACGACTATGACTGCAGACGAGTCTTCCTGGGCCCCTACATGGGCCGAGCTCCTGGCCTCATGGCCAGGCTCCAAGGGCTGCTCCTCAACCCCAACTGTGAGCTCCAGGCCAACTTCATCCCCATCCACACGCTGGGCACCTGGTTTGGGAGCgagctggggagctgtgcccaccctgagcacACAG GAATGGAGGGAGCCCTGGGGGACAGCCAAGGAGCTCAGGATGGAAGCTACAGCCCGCAGGAAGCCTTGGAGCTGGCTCTACGTGACTGGGTGGCTGAGATAAACCAGCAAGCCTTGGAGCCAG GAGGAAggaccccagcacagcccagtgtcAGCCTCAAGGGAGGACCAAAGCTGCaacctggcacagcaggaggaCAGGAGGGCACCCCTGAccctcagccccacagctctgctcctggtggggcagaccagcacagccctgagccctgcagagaggcACCAGAGGAGGGGTGCAGGGAGGTGACCTCAGCCAGGACACCCCCTGGCCACCAGCAGAGCCCTACTGGGGACCAGCTCACCACCACAGGGAGCTGTGAAcccccctctgctctgcccagcatgGATGGGAGTGCCCAGTCTGCAGGAACCACAGAGGCCACCCAGAACCTCCCCAGCCCTACCATGAGCTCCAGCAGTGGGGCCAACACCAGTCAGAACATCTCCCTGCCCACCAGTGATGCCAGGACAGGGGATGGCAGCCCCGTCCactctcccagcagcacccagcctgAGGCCATCAGGACTGATGTGCCCCAGACACCCCCAGGACCTGGGGatggtgccagccctggtgccacagccccactggCTGATGAGGTTGGTGCTGGGCCTGGTCCCATGGCACCGGTGACCCCAAAGGAGGCTGAATCTGGCCCCATGTCCCCCAAAGATGCCAGGACCAACCCCACAGCAAAGATGACCCCAGAGGAGCCCAGGACCAGCCCCATGGCATCAGTGACCCCAAAGGAGGCTGAGTCTGGCCCCATGGCCCTCAAGGAGGCTGGGTCTGGCCCCATGGCTCCCAAGGAGGTCAGGACCAGCCCCACATCCCAGGTGGCCCCAGAGGAGGCTGAATCTGACCCCATAACCCTTAAGGAGGCCAGGACCAGCCCCACATCCCAGGTGGCCCCAAAGGAGGCTGAATCTGGCCCCATAACCCTTAAGGAGGCCAGGACAAGCTCCACACCGCAGGTAACCCCAAAAAAGGCTGAGTCTGGCCCCATGGCCCTCAAGGAGGCCAGGACCAGCCCCGCATCCCAGGTGACCCCAGAGAAGGCCAGGACCAGCCCCACATCCCAGGTCACCCCAGAGGAAGCCAGGACCAGCCCCACCTCACAGGTGACCCCAGAAGAGGCTGGATCTGGCCCCATGACCCTCAAGGAGGCCAGAgccatccccacatcccaggTAACCCCAGAGGAGCCCAGGACCACCCTCACAGCACCAATGACCCCAAAGGAGGCCAGACcccaccccacagcacccctgaccccagaggaggccatgcccagccccacaTCACCCCTGACCCTGGAGGAGGTGCGGATGCTGGTGGAGCTCTTCTACCTGCCCTACCAGCACGgggctctggcacagcagctcctggagcacttTCGGTGGCTGCGAGCCAACAGCCTCAGCGTGGGGGTCCCGGACACAGCTCCTGATGCCTGTGGG gtcaCGCAGTGGCGGGGCCGGGCTCgctccttccagcagctctgcgCCCGGACGTGCCGCCTGCACAGCCGCCTGGTCAGCACGGCCGGCAGGGCACTGCTCTACGACCTGCACCCCTACCTGTGGGACATCCGGaacctgctgctggctgccagcgCCTTCGTCCTCTGGCTGG ATGGTCACCTCCTGTGCGACCCTGACCCCAAGGGCACCTGGGGGAGCTGCTTTGGCT ggtGCCAGAGCATCAGCGCCCCgatgctgctggggagggacgCCGAGCCCTGGGCGCGCCGTGGGGGCCTCTTtggagagctgcag GCATTGCTGCCCGTGGGGAACAGCTGTGACCTTTTCTACCATCCACCCCCGCTGTTCCCGTCCAGCCAGCTGTACCTGCTGCGCCCGCTGCTGCCCCTGGATAAG GGAGAGCTTTACCGCATGTGCCGCGAGAGCCTGGACTGTGATCCCAAAGTGGCAGAGATCCTCGTGGCCCACCCGGATCTCCTCGGTGACAG GCTCCTGGGCAGTTTCCTCAGCCTGAGCCCCGAGTACACCTTTGTGCTGGAGGATGAGGATGGCCCCTGTGGCTATGCAGCCGGAGCGCTCCACGCCGAAGGCTTCCTGCAGCAGCGAGACAGCAGCTGGCTGCCAGCCATAAGGCACAAGTaccccccagagctgggcacagggggggcagctctgggacag GATGCCTTGGAGGAAGCAGTGCTCTTCTtccacacagagcccctggcagtgccccagcccgTGCTGAGGCGTTTCCCCTCCCTGgtacagctgggcacagccccccGTGTGCTGGATGTGGGGGCCAGTCGCAGCCTGGCCCTCTGCCTGCTGAGTGCACTCAGGGCCAATG GCTCACGGGGAGTGTTCTGCCAGGTCAGTGACTCcgacaggcagcagctgagcttcTACAGCAAGCTGGGCTTTGTGGCCCTGCCCGTGGCCTGGGGCAGCTCTCCCGGCTCTCAGCTCCTGGGACGACTCCTCTGa
- the LOC131083900 gene encoding protein O-GlcNAcase-like isoform X5 encodes MAERPRFLCGAVEGFYGRPWSMDQRKLLFQWLQQRGLNCYMYAPKDELKHRLLWREPYTEHEAARMRSLIEAAHERGVEFIFAISAGQDMVFSSAGDRLLLQQKLRQVAALGCRSFALLFDDIDPCMCQADRDVFPSLAQAQASVANQVYQELGQPSVFLFCPTEYCSSLCSPSPSQSCYLQTIGQELLPGIAVIWTGPKVVSQELSAELLEEVEAVLRRPPVIWDNLYANDYDCRRVFLGPYMGRAPGLMARLQGLLLNPNCELQANFIPIHTLGTWFGSELGSCAHPEHTGMEGALGDSQGAQDGSYSPQEALELALRDWVAEINQQALEPGGRTPAQPSVSLKGGPKLQPGTAGGQEGTPDPQPHSSAPGGADQHSPEPCREAPEEGCREVTSARTPPGHQQSPTGDQLTTTGSCEPPSALPSMDGSAQSAGTTEATQNLPSPTMSSSSGANTSQNISLPTSDARTGDGSPVHSPSSTQPEAIRTDVPQTPPGPGDGASPGATAPLADEVGAGPGPMAPVTPKEAESGPMSPKDARTNPTAKMTPEEPRTSPMASVTPKEAESGPMALKEAGSGPMAPKEVRTSPTSQVAPEEAESDPITLKEARTSPTSQVAPKEAESGPITLKEARTSSTPQVTPKKAESGPMALKEARTSPASQVTPEKARTSPTSQVTPEEARTSPTSQVTPEEAGSGPMTLKEARAIPTSQVTPEEPRTTLTAPMTPKEARPHPTAPLTPEEAMPSPTSPLTLEEVRMLVELFYLPYQHGALAQQLLEHFRWLRANSLSVGVPDTAPDACGVTQWRGRARSFQQLCARTCRLHSRLVSTAGRALLYDLHPYLWDIRNLLLAASAFVLWLDGHLLCDPDPKGTWGSCFGCVSVSCCFQGARASAPRCCWGGTPSPGRAVGASLESCRHCCPWGTAVTFSTIHPRCSRPASCTCCARCCPWIRESFTACAARAWTVIPKWQRSSWPTRISSVTGSWAVSSA; translated from the exons ATGGCGGAGCGGCCGCGTTTCCTCTGCGGCGCGGTGGAAG gTTTCTATGGCAGACCCTGGTCAATGGATCAGAGGAAACTTCTCTTTCAATG gctgcagcagcggggGCTGAACTGCTACATGTACGCACCCAAGGATGAGCTGAAGCACCGGCTGCTCTGGAGAGAGCCCTACACAGAGCATGAGGCAG cccgcATGCGGTCTCTCATCGAGGCTGCCCACGAACGGGGGGTGGAGTTTATTTTCGCCATTTCTGCCGGCCAGGACATGGTGTTTTCCAGCGCTGGGGATcgcctcctgctgcagcaaaaaCTCAGGCAG GTGGCCGCCCTGGGGTGCCGCTCCTTCGCGCTGCTCTTCGACGACATCGACCCCTGCATGTGCCAGGCTGACAGAGATGTCttcccctccctggcacaggctcaGGCCTCTGTGGCCAACCAGGTGTACCAAGAGCTGGGCCAGCCCTCAGTCTTCCTCTTCTGCCCTACAG AGTATTGCAGCTCActgtgctctcccagccccagccagtcCTGCTACCTGCAGACCattgggcaggagctgctcccagggatcgCTGTCATCTGGACAG GCCCCAAGGTGGTGTCCCAGGAgctgtcagcagagctgctggaggaggtggAGGCCGTCCTGAGGCGCCCTCCCGTCATCTGGGACAACCTCTACGCCAACGACTATGACTGCAGACGAGTCTTCCTGGGCCCCTACATGGGCCGAGCTCCTGGCCTCATGGCCAGGCTCCAAGGGCTGCTCCTCAACCCCAACTGTGAGCTCCAGGCCAACTTCATCCCCATCCACACGCTGGGCACCTGGTTTGGGAGCgagctggggagctgtgcccaccctgagcacACAG GAATGGAGGGAGCCCTGGGGGACAGCCAAGGAGCTCAGGATGGAAGCTACAGCCCGCAGGAAGCCTTGGAGCTGGCTCTACGTGACTGGGTGGCTGAGATAAACCAGCAAGCCTTGGAGCCAG GAGGAAggaccccagcacagcccagtgtcAGCCTCAAGGGAGGACCAAAGCTGCaacctggcacagcaggaggaCAGGAGGGCACCCCTGAccctcagccccacagctctgctcctggtggggcagaccagcacagccctgagccctgcagagaggcACCAGAGGAGGGGTGCAGGGAGGTGACCTCAGCCAGGACACCCCCTGGCCACCAGCAGAGCCCTACTGGGGACCAGCTCACCACCACAGGGAGCTGTGAAcccccctctgctctgcccagcatgGATGGGAGTGCCCAGTCTGCAGGAACCACAGAGGCCACCCAGAACCTCCCCAGCCCTACCATGAGCTCCAGCAGTGGGGCCAACACCAGTCAGAACATCTCCCTGCCCACCAGTGATGCCAGGACAGGGGATGGCAGCCCCGTCCactctcccagcagcacccagcctgAGGCCATCAGGACTGATGTGCCCCAGACACCCCCAGGACCTGGGGatggtgccagccctggtgccacagccccactggCTGATGAGGTTGGTGCTGGGCCTGGTCCCATGGCACCGGTGACCCCAAAGGAGGCTGAATCTGGCCCCATGTCCCCCAAAGATGCCAGGACCAACCCCACAGCAAAGATGACCCCAGAGGAGCCCAGGACCAGCCCCATGGCATCAGTGACCCCAAAGGAGGCTGAGTCTGGCCCCATGGCCCTCAAGGAGGCTGGGTCTGGCCCCATGGCTCCCAAGGAGGTCAGGACCAGCCCCACATCCCAGGTGGCCCCAGAGGAGGCTGAATCTGACCCCATAACCCTTAAGGAGGCCAGGACCAGCCCCACATCCCAGGTGGCCCCAAAGGAGGCTGAATCTGGCCCCATAACCCTTAAGGAGGCCAGGACAAGCTCCACACCGCAGGTAACCCCAAAAAAGGCTGAGTCTGGCCCCATGGCCCTCAAGGAGGCCAGGACCAGCCCCGCATCCCAGGTGACCCCAGAGAAGGCCAGGACCAGCCCCACATCCCAGGTCACCCCAGAGGAAGCCAGGACCAGCCCCACCTCACAGGTGACCCCAGAAGAGGCTGGATCTGGCCCCATGACCCTCAAGGAGGCCAGAgccatccccacatcccaggTAACCCCAGAGGAGCCCAGGACCACCCTCACAGCACCAATGACCCCAAAGGAGGCCAGACcccaccccacagcacccctgaccccagaggaggccatgcccagccccacaTCACCCCTGACCCTGGAGGAGGTGCGGATGCTGGTGGAGCTCTTCTACCTGCCCTACCAGCACGgggctctggcacagcagctcctggagcacttTCGGTGGCTGCGAGCCAACAGCCTCAGCGTGGGGGTCCCGGACACAGCTCCTGATGCCTGTGGG gtcaCGCAGTGGCGGGGCCGGGCTCgctccttccagcagctctgcgCCCGGACGTGCCGCCTGCACAGCCGCCTGGTCAGCACGGCCGGCAGGGCACTGCTCTACGACCTGCACCCCTACCTGTGGGACATCCGGaacctgctgctggctgccagcgCCTTCGTCCTCTGGCTGG ATGGTCACCTCCTGTGCGACCCTGACCCCAAGGGCACCTGGGGGAGCTGCTTTGGCT GTGtgtctgtgtcctgctgcttccagggtGCCAGAGCATCAGCGCCCCgatgctgctggggagggacgCCGAGCCCTGGGCGCGCCGTGGGGGCCTCTTtggagagctgcag GCATTGCTGCCCGTGGGGAACAGCTGTGACCTTTTCTACCATCCACCCCCGCTGTTCCCGTCCAGCCAGCTGTACCTGCTGCGCCCGCTGCTGCCCCTGGATAAG GGAGAGCTTTACCGCATGTGCCGCGAGAGCCTGGACTGTGATCCCAAAGTGGCAGAGATCCTCGTGGCCCACCCGGATCTCCTCGGTGACAG GCTCCTGGGCAGTTTCCTCAGCCTGA